The DNA window AGCCCCTGTCCGACGCCAAGCTCGCCGACCTGTTGAAATCGTCAGGCGTGCCAGTGGCGCGGCGCACGGTCGCCAAGTATCGTGAAGCCATGGACATCCTGTCCTCGCACGAACGCGTCAGGATGGGATGAACTGCCCGATTGGTGGTCGGTTCATCGTCCACCTGCCAGCTTGAAAGCCGGACCTTCCGGTGCGTTACTTGAACCCAACCCAGCCCATAGAGGAGTCGACGAGGAACCCCACGCAGCCCGGTTTGTCCGAACAACCGAAAGCAACAACAACTGCAGGAGACAACGCGATGCGAATTGAGACCTACGGCCAGTCGATGGAAGTCACCCCGGCACTGCGTGACTACGTCGAGACGAAACTCAAGCGCCTTGAACGACACTTCGACCAGCCGCTCGAATGCCGCACGCAACTGGGATTCTCCAAGCCCGACTACGTGGCCGAAGCCACGCTCAACCTCTCCGGTCGCACCCTGCACGCCGATGCCGGCGCCGAGACCATGTATGCGGCCATCGACATCCTGGCCGATAAGCTCGACCGCCTGGTGCTCAAGCACAAACGCAAGCAGATCGACCGGCAGCGTGGCCGCGGCGAGAACGCCGACTGATTCCTCGCCCGCCCTGGCAATCTCACTGCAACGGCGACCCGATCGGGTCGCCGTTCGCGCAAAGAGGCCGGGCATGACGGTTCGGCGATGGCGGCTCGCGTCGTATCATGCGGTGTCGACGCCGCCGATCAGGACGCCATGAACTCCAGCATCTCCGCCAGCGAGCTGTTCGACCAGATGAAGGACAAGCTCGGCCTGCGCTGGCTGGCCGGCCGCGCCGGCGCCAAGCGCCAGATCGATACCGCCGGCAAGGTCAAGCGCCGGCCGTCGCTGGCGGGTTACCTCAACGCGATCTATCCCAACAAGGTGCAGATCCTGGGCACCGAGGAACTGTCCTGGCTGGACGGCCTGGACTCGCGCCTGCGCTGGGAGACCATCGAGAAGATGGTCGCCGCGCGCCCGCTGGCCCTGGTCATCAGCAAGAACCAGTCCTGCCCGGAAGACCTGCGCGCGGCCGCGGAGGAGTCCGAAACCCCGCTGTGGTCCTCGCCCAGGCGTGGCCATGAACTGCTCAACTTCCTGTCCTACCACCTGGCCCGCACCCTGGCGCCGCGGGTCACCCTGCATGGCGTCTTCATGGAGATCTACTCCATCGGCGTGCTGATCACCGGCGAGGCGGGCTCGGGCAAGAGCGAGCTGGCCCTGGAACTGCTGACCCGTGGACACCGCTTGGTCGCCGACGATGCCCCGGAGTTCACCCAGATCGCTCCCGATGTCCTGGATGGCACCTGCCCGGAACTGCTGCAGGACCTGCTGGAGGTCCGCGGCCTGGGCGTACTCAACGTGCGCGACATGTTCGGCGACACGGCGGTGAAGAAGAACAAGTACCTGCGCCTGATCGTGCACCTGACCCGGCCGATGACCGAGCCTGGGGTGCATGGCTACGACCGGCTCACCGGCGACTCGGGCACGCGCCACGTGCTCGATCTCGATGTGCCCTTGATCACCTTGCCGGTCATGCCCGGGCGCAACCTGGCGGTCCTCACCGAGGCGGCCACGCGCCTGCACATCCTGCGCACCAAGGGCATCGATCCGGCGGCAATGTTCATCGCCCGCCACAGCAACCTGCTTGAGCGCAGCACGCCATGAGCGAGGCGACGCACCCGGACGCGCCCGCGCCGGCCACTGGCCCGCAGCCGCCCTTCGTGCTCATCGTCAGCGGCCTGTCCGGCTCGGGCAAGTCGGTAGCGCTCAAGACGCTCGAAGACCTGGACTACTACTGCGTGGACAACCTGCCCATCGAGCTGCTGCCGGAGTTCATCCGCAGCATGATGCGCGAGGATGTCCTGCGGCAGAAGGTGGCCGTCGGCATCGACGTGCGCAACCGGCACAGCGACCTGTCCAAGCTCGCACAGTGGCGTGCGGCGGTGGTGCGCCTGGGACTGACCGCCAAGCTGGTGTTCTTCGATTCGGACGACGAGGTGCTGCTGCGCCGCTATTCGGACACCCGCCGCCGCCACCCGCTCAGCTACCTGGGCCTGTCCCTGCCCGAGGCCATCGTCCAGGAACGGGCGATCACCCAGCCCCTGCGCGCCGAGGCCGATGTCCTGATCGATACCGGCCAGCTCAACGTGCACCAGTTGCGCAGGCGGATCGTCGGCGAGTTCGCCTTCGACAGCCGCGATGCGCCGTCGCTGTTGTTCGAATCCTTCGCCTACCGGCGTGGCGTGCCGGCCGATGCGGACTTCGTGTTCGACGCCCGCGTCCTGCCCAATCCGCACTGGCAGCCGGAACTGCGCCCGCTGACCGGTCGCGACGGACCGGTGCGCGACTATCTGGACGCGCAGGAAGACGTGGTGCGCTACGTCGAGCAGGTCAGCGGGTTCCTGGACACCTGGCTGCCCCGCCTGCGCGGCGAAACGCGCAGCTACGTCACGGTTGCCTTCGGCTGTACCGGCGGCAAGCACCGTTCGGTTTATCTGACCGAACGCCTGGCCGCGCACGCACGCACACAAGGCTGGGACCAGGTGGCGACCTTCCATCGCGAACTGGACTGAGACACGCTGCACATTGCCAAGGACCAGGCATGGCAACACACGGATGACCGCATCCGCATCTGGCCACCACCTCCACGGCACCGCGCGCCCGCCGTCCCGCGCATCATCGATGCCGACTTGGCCAGCCGCTGGCAACCCCTGTTCAATGTGCTGATCGATGCGGCTGGGCATCTCGCGCCCTACGTGGCCTTCCTGTGGGGGTGCCAATCGAAAGCCCGCCATTGGACTACCGCATCCAGCGCATGGACCCTGATCGAACGCCATCTGACGAGCACGATCATCATGGGCATCTACGCCGCCTCCCGGGCGTCGCTGTCCCGGATGACGCTGGACAAGCCGATCACCGGCACCCCGCGTGGTCGACGAGCAGGGTGAGCGCCCGACGTTGGTCCAGATCAGCGTGCATGCGCTATGCCGCTTCATCCCCTTTGAGACTTTCTCGGCGCTGTTCGTGCACAGGGACGCGGATTCACGACTGCCCCTCGCAGACCCGGGTCATCTAGCGCGACTGACCGGCAGGTAGCGCGCGGCGCGCGGGACAGAGAAACCCGCACCTTCTTCTCGATGCGTGCATGCCTGGCCTGTTAATGTTGCGCCCATGACCTGCGGCGTCCTGCTCATTACCCATCCTGGCATCGGCACGTCACTCCTGACGGTGGCCCAGGGCCTGTTGCGCTCCTTGCCCCTGAAGGCCGAAGCCTTCGAAGTGCCGCTCGATGCGGACCTGCCTGCACTACTGCCGCAGGCCTCTGCTGCGCTGCGGCGTGTGGACGACGGTGACGGCGTGCTTGTGTTGACCGATGTGTATGGCGCGTCTCCCAGCAATCTGGCCGCCCAGGTCGCGCGGCTCGGGACGCCCGTACGCCGGGTGTCGGCGCTGAGCCTGCCGATGTTGTTGCGGGTGATGAACTATCCGGAACAGGGACTGGACGAACTCCCGGCCACCGCGGCGGCCGGCACACGAAACGGAGCCATCCTCGACGATGCTTGAACGCGACCTCACCGTGACCAACAAACTGGGCCTGCATGCCCGCGCCACCGCCAAGCTGGTGCAAGTGGTCGCGCCCTTCCGAAGCAACGTGACCCTGGCCGCCAAGGGGCGTCAGGTGAACGCCAAGAGCATCATGGGCGTCATGCTGCTGGCCGCCGGCCAGGGCACCGCGGTGACGGTGCGGACGGAGGGCGAGGACGAGGGCGACTGCATGGAGGCGATCGTGGGCCTGTTCGAGCGCCGGTTCGACGAGGAAGGCTGACGCCTACTGCCCCGCCCAAACGCCAGGCGGCCACGGCCTGGCCCGGAGCAAGGAGCAAGCCGATGCACACCCGCGCCACCGCCATGACACGGCCATCGATCCGCCAACGCCAAGCCAAGCGCGCGGCGCGCACGTCCATGGCCGGGCCACGCTGATGCGCAAGCTGCTGCCAGGACACGGCGCCTCGCGCGGTAGCGCCCTGGGCCGTGCCCGCGTACGTCTGCCCCATGCGCTGGACGTGGCCGAGCAGCGCATCCGCGCGCGCGAGGTCGACGACGAACTCGCGCGGCTGCACCAGGCCGTGGACGCGGCCCGCGCCGAGATGCACGACCTGCGCGCGCGCCTGCACGGCGCACTCGCGCGCGAAGTCGGTGAATTCATCGACCTGCATGCCCTGCTGCTGGACGATCCGGAACTCCTGCAGGGCCTGGATGACCTGATCCGCAAGGGGCGCTACGGCGCCAACTATGCGCTGCGCCTGCAGCGCGACCGGCTTGCGGCAGTGTTCAAGGACATGGACGACGCCTACCTCAAGAGCCGCATGGACGATCTGGACCATGTGATCGGGCGCATCCATGCGCACCTGCACAGCCGCCCCAGCGACGCCGAGGGCTTGGCCGGCGAGATTCTGGTGAGCGACACCGTGGCCCCGTCCGAACTGGCCCAACTGCAGGCCCAGGGCGTGGTCGCGGTAGTGACCGCGACCGGCAGCACGCTGTCGCACAGCGCGATCCTTGCCCGCAGCCTGCACATGCCGCTGGTGGTCGGCGCCAGCCAAGTGCTGGCCAAGGTCAACGATGGCGATGCCCTGATCGTCGACGGCGACAGCGGCGAGGTGATCGTCGATCCGTCGGCTGCGGACCTGCGCGCCTTCCGCCAGCGGCTCAAGGACGCCGCGCGCGAACAGCGCGAACTGGGCCGCCTGCGCACCAAACCCACGCGGACGCGCGATGGCGTGGACGTGGCGCTGCATGCCAATGCCGAATCCCGCGAGGACGTAGCGCGCGCCCACGCCCTGGGGGCGGCAGGCATCGGCCTGTACCGCACCGAATTCCTGTTCCTGCAGCGCCAGGAGCTACCGGACGAGGAAGAGCAGTTCCGCGCCTATCGCGATGTGGTGCTGGGCATGAGCGGGCGACCGGTCACCATCCGCACCCTCGATCTGGGGGCCGACAAGGCCGACCGCACCGGCCTTGCGTTGCGTGGCGAGGACAATCCCGCGCTGGGGCTGCGCGGCGTGCGTCTGTCGCTGGCCAACGGCGCGGTGTTCGACACCCAGCTGCGCGCCATCCTGCGGGCCTCCGGATATGGCCCGGTGCGGGTCCTGGTGCCCATGGTCAGCGTGCGCGAGGAACTGGTCCTGGTCCGCCGCCGGCTCGCACGCCTGAAGGCGCAGCTGCGCAAGGCCGGTCACGAAATCGCCGCCGAGGTCCCCCTGGGCGCGATGATCGAGGTCCCGTCGGCGGCGATCTGCGTGGAGCACTTCATCGACCTGGTGGATTTCGTGTCGGTGGGAACCAATGATCTTGTGCAGTACCTGCTGGCGGCGGACCGCAACAACGATGCGCTGGGCGAGCTCTATTCGCCGCTTCGGCCTTCGCTCTTGCGGCTGCTGGATCTGGTGCTGCGCACGGGGCGCGCACATGGAAAACAGGTGACCGTCTGCGGCGAGATCGCGGGCGATCCGGCCATGGCGCCAATCCTGCTGGCCCTCGGCCTGGCGCATTTCAGCCTGCATCCGTCCAACATGCTCGAACTGCGGCGCGCGATCCGCGCCTACGACCAGGCCGAACTGCAGGCGGCCGCAGGAAAACTGCTTGGCGCACGCGACCGCGCCGGCATCGAACGCTGGCTCGCACGCGTCGCGCATTGACGTGTTCCCGGCGCAATGCCGCTGACTGGCGCCACGCCATGTGTTCCTGGGTGATGCATGAGGGTGTCCTTTCCCTGGATGCAGGGGGATAATGCGCGGATGAACATCTGACCTGCAGCGCATCGTCCAGTGGCGAAGCGGTGCGACCACCGACCGCACAGGGGCCAAGCGCATGGCTGAAGCCGTCCGCCACGACAAGACCGCGCGCCAGCTCCGGCTGCTGTCCGATGCACTGGACAGCGGGCGCCTTGGCCCGGTCCGCAGGCTGGTCAACACCCTCTCTCCGGCCGAGATCGGCAACCTGCTCGAGTCGCTGCCCCCGGGCAAGCGCGAGGTGGTGTGGGGCCTGGTCGATCCGGAAGACGATGGCGAGGTGCTGGTCCACGTCGGCGACGAGGTGCGCGAAAGCCTGCTGGCCGAGATGGACCCCGACGAGATCATCGCGGCGGTCGAAGACCTGGATATCGACGACCTGGCCGACCTGGTCGAGGACCTGCCCGACACGGTCATCGACGAGGTCCTCAAGTCGATGGACCGCGAGAACCGCGAGCGTCTGGAGCAGGTGCTGTCCTACCCGGAGGACTCGGCCGGCCGCCTGATGAACCCGGACGTGGTCACGGTGCGGGCCGACGTCAACATCGAGGTCGTGCTGCGCTACCTGCGCCTGCGCGGCGAGTTGCCCGACCACACCGATTACCTGTTCGTGGTCAGCAAGAAGCACCAGTACCTGGGCCGCGTGCCGTTGGCCGCGCTGGTCACCCATGAGCCGTCCACGCCGATCAACCGCCTGATCGACGACGAGCAACCGGCCATCGACGTGGACGAGCACTCGGAAGGCGTCGCGCGCAAGTTCTCCGACCACGACTGGGTGTCGGCGCCGGTGGTGGACGACAACAACATCCTGCTCGGCCGCATCACCATCGACGACGTGGTGGACATCATCCGCGAACAGGCCGAACACCAGGCCTTGAGCGCGGCCGGCCTGGACGAGGACGAGGACCTGTTCTCGCCGATCCGGCGTGCCTTCCGCCGGCGCATGCTGTGGCTGGGCATCAACTTGGGCACGGCCTTCATCGCCTCCAGCGTGGTCCAGCAGTTCGAAGGCACCATCGCCAAGCTGGTCGCACTGGCCGCGCTGATGCCCATCGTGGCCGGCATGGGCGGCAACGCCGGCACCCAGGTGCTGGCGCTGATGATCCGTGGCCTGGCCCTGGGCCAGATCGGTGGGTCCAACGTCTATGTCCTGTTGCGCAAGGAACTGGGCGTAGCCCTGATCAACGGGCTGGGGCTGGGCACGCTGCTGGGCTTGATCGTGCTGGTCTGGTTCCGCCAGCCGGGGTTGTCGCTGGTGATCGGGATCGCGCTGACCCTCAACCTGCTGACCGCGGCGGCCGGCGGCGTGGGCGTGCCGCTGCTGCTCAAGCGCATGGGGTTCGACCCCGCCCTGGCCGGCAGCGTCATCCTGACCACGCTGACCGACGTGATGGGCTTCATGAGTTTCCTCGGCCTGGCCACGCTGGTCCTGCTGCACTGATCGCTGCGCTGCGGCGTGTGCCAGCGGCCGCGGCACACCATACTGGCGACCTCGCATGTAAACGATTCCAGTCATGTCCCTTCGCCTGTTGCTGCTCCTGCTCAGCGCCCTGATGCTCACGGCCTGCGCCCATGTCCGCCACGCCACGCCCGGACATTTCGTCGCACGCCAGGTCCAGGTCGACGGCGCCTGGCATCGCTATCAGGTCTTCGTTCCGGCACGGTCGGCCTACCCCGGCAAACCCGCGCTGGTGCTGTTCCTGCACGGCTCGGGCGAGCGCGGCAGCGACAACGCCTCACAGCTCAAGGCCGGCCTTGGGCCTTACCTGAAACAGCACACAGCCGACTTCCCCGCCGTGGTGGTGATGCCGCAGGTGCCCGATGGCGAAGAATGGACCGGCACCAACGCGCGCGTGGCCCTGGCCGCGCAGGCGGCCGCCCTCGATGAGTTCGGCGCCGACCCGGACCGGGTCTACCTGACCGGCATGTCGATGGGGGGCTACGGGACGTGGGAGGTCGCGCTGATGGACCCGGACCGCTTCGCCGCACTGGTGCCGGTCTGCGGCGCGGTGCATCCCAACCGTCCCGATCGCCCTAGCCTGCGTGTCACCGAGGTGGACGGCGTGGCCGACCCGTACGCGGACATCGCCCGGCGACTGGGCGGCAAACCGATCTGGATCTTCCACGGCGCGCTGGACGATGTGGTCCCGCTGGAAGACGACCACCGCCTGGTCGCCGCGTTCAAGGCCCAGGGCACGCCGGTGCGTTACACCGAACTGCCACAGGCCAACCACAACGCCTGGGATCCGACCTATGCCGACCCGGCCATGTGGTCCTGGCTGCTGGCCCAGCACCGCCACTGAGCAGCACGGAACGCCGCGGCGCCGCTTGCCACGGACCTGATGATCGGCGACATTCGCCGCACATCGGCTGGGACGTCGAATCATGCACGCGTCGTGGAAGACCTGGCTGCTTGCGTTGTCCTGTGCATCGCCCGCCATCGCGCAAGCGCAGGTGGAGATGGTCGAGAGCCGCCTCTATTACCAGGCCGAACCCGCGACCGGGTTTGCCTACCGCGATGACGTCGGCAAGGCCACCAAAGCCATGCTCGCCGGCGACATGGCGACCGCCGCCCCGCTTCTCGAGCGAGCCATCAAGTACTGCGATGCCCAGCGCAACCAGCCAGGCCGCAAGAGCGTGAGCTTCTCCAGCCGCCGCGAATACGAGCAGTACATGGAGGGGCCCGGCAAGGGCCAGCCGACCGAATGGCTGGACATCGCCTGTGCCTCGGCCTACCAGCAGGCCGGTTATGCGCTGGCGGGCGCGCGCCGGCCAGCCGAGGCGCTGACCTATCTGGAAATTGCCACGCAGGTCGGACCGTACTATCCGGTCGCCTGGACCGAGAAAGGCTTCGTCCTCAACCAGTTGGGACAGCCTGCACAAGCGCTGGAGGCCTATACCACCGCCCTTGAAGTCGCCCGCGCGCATCCGGAGGCCGCCTACGTCAGCGCCGTCGCCTGGCGCGGCATCGGCTACTCCAAGGTGGAACTGAAGGATCTGGAAGGCGGACGCGAAGCCTACCAGCAGTCGCTGCAGCTCGAGCCGGGCAACGCCACCGCCGTGCGCGAACTGGACTACATCGCACAACGGCAAGCGACCGGGAACCCACCTGCGCCTTGAGACAGCCGACGCCGCGTACGGCGAGCAGGCAAACAGGCGTATAACGGTCGCCGTTCTCGTCTGGAGCCTATTGCCATGAAAACCCGCTTCAAGTTTGCTGCCGGCCTGATCGGCACGCTGGCCCTGGCCTGCACGGCGTCGGCCGCGCTGAAGGAAGGCGCCAAGGCCCCGGAATTCAGCCTGCCGGCCTATCTGGCGGGCAAGCCGTTCACCTTCGACCTGGATGGCGCGCTGAAGAAGGGCCCGGTGGTGGTGTACTTCTTTCCGGCCGCCAACACTTCTGGCTGCAACCTGGAGGCGCATCTGTTCTCCGAGGCGGTCGACAAGTTCAAGGCACACGGTGCGACGGTCATCGGCGTGACCGCGGGCAACACCGACCAGCTGGCCGAGTTCTCGAAGAACACCGAGACCTGCGGCGGCAAGTTCCCGGTCGCCGCCGATGACGGGGCGAAGATCGCCAAGGAATACGACGCCGTGCTGCCGATGAAGCCCGGCTGGTCCAACCGCACCTCGTATGTGATCGGCCAGAACGGCAACGTCGTCCATGTCTATTCGGACATCAACCCGAAGCAGCACGTGACCGAAACCCTCAGCGCGGTCGAGTCGCTCGAGCACGCCGGGCATTGAACCAGCGCGCGCGATGGTCCCGCATGGAGGCGGGTGCGATCTGACGGCATGTCCTCGCTGAAATACCTCGCCGGCTATCCCACGCATCTGCAGGACCAGGTGCGTGCTCTGCTCGATGCCGGCAAGCTCGGCGACGTAATCGCCCGGCGCTACGGGCAAGCGCATGCCGTGCGCAACGACCGCCAGCTCTACGACTACACCCAGGCGCTCAAGGAGCGCCACCTGCGCTCGGCCCAGCCGCTGCACAAGGTGGTCTACGACGGCAAGCTGCAGGTCATCAAGCACGCCCTGGGCACGCACACCACGCTGTCGCGCGTGCAGGGCGCCCGTCTCAAGGCCAGCCGCGAGATCCGCATCGCCAGCGTCTTCCGCGATGCGCCGGCCGCCTTTCTGGAGATGATCGTGGTCCACGAGCTGGCCCACATGCGCGAGGCGGAGCACAACAAGGCCTTCTACCAGTTGTGCACGCACATGACCCCGGACTACCACCAGCGCGAGTTCGACCTGCGCCTGTATCTAACCGAGCTGGAGCATCGCTGAACCGGCTTGCCACGCGAGGCGTGGCAAGCAGCGACGGCGTTGTTCCGCCCTCGCTGCGACCATCCCGATCCGCCCTGGGCCGCCGCGTCCAGGTTTGATGGACGCGTCGCCTTGGCAGCGCCGGCCGGCTCCTGACGTCCACAGCGCCGGGACCGGCATTACCGCGACAGCGGCGGGAGGCACGGTACTGCGCGTGACAGGACAGAAGTGCTCCTGCGCGGCGCCCGATAGCGATCCCGATCACGCGACCTGGACGGACCAGTGCAAGACCGTCACCCATTTCCGGATCGACCTGACCCAGGCAAGCCAGACACCGCGCCTCACGCGCAACGCCGGCGTCGACTCCGCTCGAATGGAAACCACCAAGCGGGTCGACTGTCGACTGCCCCACGCCGTGCCGCACCCAGCATGAAGGTCGCATCGACGCGCCAGTCCGCCTCCTGAAACTGGGGGCCAGGCCTGAGGCCGCGCCTGGGCGATGCGGGCCGCTCGGGTTCCTGCATAATCGGTCCTTAGGGGAACCACACCAGATGAATCGACTCGGCGCAGTGCTTGTAGGCCTGCTGTGCTGTGCCATGGCCACCGCCCAGGCGGCGACCGGCACGGGCACCCCGGCCCGTGCGCTGGATCTGGCCGACCTGGAATCGCCTGCGTTTACCAATTTCACCACCACCGACGGGCTGCCCGACGCAGGCGTGCTGTCCATCGCCGTGGACCGCGAAGGCTTTGTCTGGGGCGCCTCCGGCGCAGGCATCTACCGCTACGACGGACGTCGCTGGTCCGCCAGCCCCGATCCTGCCGTCGCGCATCCGGCGACCAGCGTCTTCGTCGACCGTACCGGAAGACTCTGGGCGGCCTTCCGCAACACCGGGCTGGCGTTCTACGACGGCCAGCAGTGGCATGCCAAGACCACGGCCAACGGCCTGCCGTCCAATCAGATCCACCGGTTCGCCGAGACCGTCGATGCGTCCGGTACGGTGACCCTGTGGGCGCTGACCTGGGACCGCGGCCTGATGCGTCTGGCCAGCGAGCATTGGGAACTGGACCCCGGCAACGCCTCGCTACCGGCCGATCCGCTGCGCTCCCTGGCCCAGACCCGGCAACTGGGCGCGCCCGGCCGACAGTGGCTGGGCACCAACGCGCGCGGGCTGTGGTACCGCGATTCCGGCCAAACCGATTGGCGACCGTGGGAAGGCCACCAGCTGGATGCCAACCAGGTGGAGGACCTGCTGCCGGTCATGCAGGACGGCCACGAAGCGCTGTGGATTTCCACCTATACCGGCGGCCTATGGCGCATGCGCGCCGACGACATGCGCCACTGGAGCGCGAAGACCGGCGACTTCCCCAGCAAGATCGTCTACACGATCGCCAGCACGGCCATGTCCGACGGCAGCCGGGCGATCTGGGTGTCCAGCCGGGCCGGCCTGCTGCGCGTCCACGGGGACACCTTCCAGCTGTTCGATCGGCGCGACGGTCTGCGTTCCAACCTGGTCCGCGATGTCGTGGCCTGGCACACCCCCGACGGCCTGGACGTGCTGTGGATGGCGACCGATGACGGCGTGGCCCGCACCGTCCTGGGCGCGAACCCCTGGGCCGTGGCCTCGCGGATGGGCGCCGACGCGCTGGGCGTGTTCGGGTTCCTGGTCGAGCCGGACGGCAAGGGCGGCGAGCGCCTGTGGGTGAGCTCGTCCGGCGAGGGCCTGGCGCTCTACCAGGACCAGCGCTGGCACCGCTTCACCACCGAAGAGGGCGTGCCGCCGGACGCGAACATCGGCTCGGTCATGCGCACCCTCGATGCCGAGGGACGTAGCACCCACTGGGTCAGCCTGCGCGGCGGTGCACTGCTGCGACGTGGCCCGGCGGCTCAGCGCTTCGAGCCGATGACCACGCCGTGGCGCCAGACCACCGGCGAGATGGTGTACGACACGCTGGTGCGCCCGTTCGAGGGATCGCGTGAACAGTGGTTCGCCACGCGCGAGACCGGCCTGTACCGCCTGCGGGAGGATCGCTGGACGCACTACCCCTCACCGGATCCGCGCGTGCCGTGGCGGGCCATGCGTATCCGCGAGGTCATCGATGCGCATGGACGGGCCTGGCTGTGGGCGGCCACCAGTCAGGGACTGGCCCGGTTCGACGGCGACCGCTGGACCGTCATGTCCCACGATATCGGCATGCCGGAGACCAACACGATCGGGATGACCCTGATCCCCGACCGGCATGGACGCCAGATTCTCTGGGTCGGCACCAGCAGTGCCGGCGTCACCCGCGTGGATGTCAGCGTGCCGTTGGCACCGCGCGTCTTGCCCAACGACCTGCCGCCGCCGCCGGATCCGAGCATCTACAACCCGGCCCCCGACAGCGCCGGCCGCGTCTACCTGTGCACCAACAATGGCGTGCAAC is part of the Pseudoxanthomonas sp. JBR18 genome and encodes:
- the raiA gene encoding ribosome-associated translation inhibitor RaiA; amino-acid sequence: MRIETYGQSMEVTPALRDYVETKLKRLERHFDQPLECRTQLGFSKPDYVAEATLNLSGRTLHADAGAETMYAAIDILADKLDRLVLKHKRKQIDRQRGRGENAD
- the hprK gene encoding HPr(Ser) kinase/phosphatase, which gives rise to MNSSISASELFDQMKDKLGLRWLAGRAGAKRQIDTAGKVKRRPSLAGYLNAIYPNKVQILGTEELSWLDGLDSRLRWETIEKMVAARPLALVISKNQSCPEDLRAAAEESETPLWSSPRRGHELLNFLSYHLARTLAPRVTLHGVFMEIYSIGVLITGEAGSGKSELALELLTRGHRLVADDAPEFTQIAPDVLDGTCPELLQDLLEVRGLGVLNVRDMFGDTAVKKNKYLRLIVHLTRPMTEPGVHGYDRLTGDSGTRHVLDLDVPLITLPVMPGRNLAVLTEAATRLHILRTKGIDPAAMFIARHSNLLERSTP
- the rapZ gene encoding RNase adapter RapZ — its product is MSEATHPDAPAPATGPQPPFVLIVSGLSGSGKSVALKTLEDLDYYCVDNLPIELLPEFIRSMMREDVLRQKVAVGIDVRNRHSDLSKLAQWRAAVVRLGLTAKLVFFDSDDEVLLRRYSDTRRRHPLSYLGLSLPEAIVQERAITQPLRAEADVLIDTGQLNVHQLRRRIVGEFAFDSRDAPSLLFESFAYRRGVPADADFVFDARVLPNPHWQPELRPLTGRDGPVRDYLDAQEDVVRYVEQVSGFLDTWLPRLRGETRSYVTVAFGCTGGKHRSVYLTERLAAHARTQGWDQVATFHRELD
- a CDS encoding PTS fructose IIA subunit family protein: MTCGVLLITHPGIGTSLLTVAQGLLRSLPLKAEAFEVPLDADLPALLPQASAALRRVDDGDGVLVLTDVYGASPSNLAAQVARLGTPVRRVSALSLPMLLRVMNYPEQGLDELPATAAAGTRNGAILDDA
- a CDS encoding HPr family phosphocarrier protein; the protein is MLERDLTVTNKLGLHARATAKLVQVVAPFRSNVTLAAKGRQVNAKSIMGVMLLAAGQGTAVTVRTEGEDEGDCMEAIVGLFERRFDEEG
- the ptsP gene encoding phosphoenolpyruvate--protein phosphotransferase → MRKLLPGHGASRGSALGRARVRLPHALDVAEQRIRAREVDDELARLHQAVDAARAEMHDLRARLHGALAREVGEFIDLHALLLDDPELLQGLDDLIRKGRYGANYALRLQRDRLAAVFKDMDDAYLKSRMDDLDHVIGRIHAHLHSRPSDAEGLAGEILVSDTVAPSELAQLQAQGVVAVVTATGSTLSHSAILARSLHMPLVVGASQVLAKVNDGDALIVDGDSGEVIVDPSAADLRAFRQRLKDAAREQRELGRLRTKPTRTRDGVDVALHANAESREDVARAHALGAAGIGLYRTEFLFLQRQELPDEEEQFRAYRDVVLGMSGRPVTIRTLDLGADKADRTGLALRGEDNPALGLRGVRLSLANGAVFDTQLRAILRASGYGPVRVLVPMVSVREELVLVRRRLARLKAQLRKAGHEIAAEVPLGAMIEVPSAAICVEHFIDLVDFVSVGTNDLVQYLLAADRNNDALGELYSPLRPSLLRLLDLVLRTGRAHGKQVTVCGEIAGDPAMAPILLALGLAHFSLHPSNMLELRRAIRAYDQAELQAAAGKLLGARDRAGIERWLARVAH
- the mgtE gene encoding magnesium transporter, whose protein sequence is MAEAVRHDKTARQLRLLSDALDSGRLGPVRRLVNTLSPAEIGNLLESLPPGKREVVWGLVDPEDDGEVLVHVGDEVRESLLAEMDPDEIIAAVEDLDIDDLADLVEDLPDTVIDEVLKSMDRENRERLEQVLSYPEDSAGRLMNPDVVTVRADVNIEVVLRYLRLRGELPDHTDYLFVVSKKHQYLGRVPLAALVTHEPSTPINRLIDDEQPAIDVDEHSEGVARKFSDHDWVSAPVVDDNNILLGRITIDDVVDIIREQAEHQALSAAGLDEDEDLFSPIRRAFRRRMLWLGINLGTAFIASSVVQQFEGTIAKLVALAALMPIVAGMGGNAGTQVLALMIRGLALGQIGGSNVYVLLRKELGVALINGLGLGTLLGLIVLVWFRQPGLSLVIGIALTLNLLTAAAGGVGVPLLLKRMGFDPALAGSVILTTLTDVMGFMSFLGLATLVLLH
- a CDS encoding prolyl oligopeptidase family serine peptidase — translated: MSLRLLLLLLSALMLTACAHVRHATPGHFVARQVQVDGAWHRYQVFVPARSAYPGKPALVLFLHGSGERGSDNASQLKAGLGPYLKQHTADFPAVVVMPQVPDGEEWTGTNARVALAAQAAALDEFGADPDRVYLTGMSMGGYGTWEVALMDPDRFAALVPVCGAVHPNRPDRPSLRVTEVDGVADPYADIARRLGGKPIWIFHGALDDVVPLEDDHRLVAAFKAQGTPVRYTELPQANHNAWDPTYADPAMWSWLLAQHRH
- a CDS encoding peroxiredoxin, giving the protein MKTRFKFAAGLIGTLALACTASAALKEGAKAPEFSLPAYLAGKPFTFDLDGALKKGPVVVYFFPAANTSGCNLEAHLFSEAVDKFKAHGATVIGVTAGNTDQLAEFSKNTETCGGKFPVAADDGAKIAKEYDAVLPMKPGWSNRTSYVIGQNGNVVHVYSDINPKQHVTETLSAVESLEHAGH
- a CDS encoding M48 family metallopeptidase → MSSLKYLAGYPTHLQDQVRALLDAGKLGDVIARRYGQAHAVRNDRQLYDYTQALKERHLRSAQPLHKVVYDGKLQVIKHALGTHTTLSRVQGARLKASREIRIASVFRDAPAAFLEMIVVHELAHMREAEHNKAFYQLCTHMTPDYHQREFDLRLYLTELEHR